In the Bombus pyrosoma isolate SC7728 linkage group LG15, ASM1482585v1, whole genome shotgun sequence genome, one interval contains:
- the LOC122575891 gene encoding leucine-rich repeat and guanylate kinase domain-containing protein-like, whose translation MDEKRFSYLFSTSESLLSQDAIGRISVPKVPLQKDDTVIENDDKDLLSHSDMSWETMEDRYMLFEIASNDSISTTSKSSSNSNLSFSLLDQISLSVDQKIIQCATENNWSSYALDISLWDDGRAPVKKLRNLKEISFDDIEFCGYLTDRLIGVGKSFLTKSPENSLYILSKCIMRNMSLSNITMLSYHRYLQYIDLAYNYITNLSPLGGVPYLMYLNVAHNRMNTILNFSPPWYLTYVNLSYNYISKMHDISDFWSIVHLDLSHNAIETITGLQNLKYLKYLNLSYNLIEHIENLDRLNIQELNLEGNCILSYKSAIPGYGISTLSDLRKLYLGYNKLSTLEFFKDAYSLRVIDLKFNRINDLLELLNLTGLIQEVDFRGNSCTKWPNYKAVLLFSLPSIQIIDGVNVSTSEKIAAVALFAPPVNLTAARTITKLTLLEQLNIPKIDLHVTPYDEVSPPIIILTGPSAVRKLSLALHAIQTLSKKVQYCQWYTTKSSEDESENQFYIFVDREEFNDMSRHGEFLAIQERLGYSYGFHHNQIASLKLRNKIGITQTDLHATIQMRNRYSNSRAVLVLPKNEEIHREWIQERFYVYTCTKDSKENLLSEESSAIPIGSDINFIKEILNDIIRDLKLLPKIPLATETDDKTTHNTLGNVTIFDDEAVQGTTEMKDKTSHYIKFQEQDINSHFDDKGLRVLSLPSTRGMQDLDGHFFRYRDRLLKFSEFSKLTSFPRTSGFPESVGISENAWDSRKIREPISRFALMNTIVVSNFVILDEHSNVIVEDEQLRRKRHQAKLLQRRNTLIRGTVPSFTDELSESSEELLTRRSPEMEKPEDMKDFYTDLILKSRKMYLDQHVNKPGFFSLVLLSDDYFKAFNKLINFIYELYTNYSFQEPKFLAELNHFSKIAIPAMIDPIIDEIKQSLSTPILQRRTLLRMYGVTSWKDLMPSQIVEDSTDVAD comes from the exons ATGGATGAAAAAAGA ttttcttatttgttttcTACTTCTGAATCACTACTTTCTCAAGATGCAATTGGTAGGATTTCTGTACCAAAGGTACCTTTGCAGAAGGATGATACAGTTATCGAAAATGATGATAAAGATTTGCTATCACATAGTGATATGAGTTGGGAAACTATGGAGgatagatatatgttatttgaAATTGCATCTAATGATTCTATATCAACTACTTCAAAGTCTTCATCCAAT TccaatctttcattttcattgcTTGATCAAATATCACTTTCAGTAgatcaaaaaataatacaatgtgCAACTGAAAACAACTGGAGTAGTTATGCTCTAGATATCAGTTTATGGGATGATGGTAGAGCACCAGTTAAGAAGTTAAGAAATcttaaagaaatatcatttgaTGATATAGAATTCTGTGGATATCTTACTGACAGACTAATAGGAGTTGGAAAATCATTCTTGACTAAATCTCCTGAAAATAGTCTTTATATATTAAGCAAATGTATTATGAGAAATatg TCActatcaaatattacaatgttaAGTTACCACcgttatttacaatatattgatcttgcatataattatattacaaatttatcacCTCTGGGAGGAGTACCTTACTTAATGTACTTAAATGTAGCACATAACAGAATGAatactattttaaatttttcacctCCTTGGTATTTgacatatgtaaatttatcatacaattatatatcaaaaatGCATGATATCAGTGATTTCTGGAGTATTGTTCACTTGGATTTGTCACATAATGCAATTGAAACCATTACTGGTTTGCAAAATTTGAA atatttgaaatatttaaatttatcatataactTAATTGAGCACATTGAAAATTTGGATagattaaatattcaagaacTAAATTTAGAAGGTAACTGTATACTGTCATATAAATCTGCTATTCCTGGATATGGCATAAGTACTTTATCTGATTTGCGGAAATTATATTTAGGATACAATAAATTGTCtactttagaattttttaag GATGCATATAGTTTACGCGTGATAGATTTAAAGTTTAATAGAATCAAtgatttattagaattattaaatctcACTGGTTTAATACAAGAAGTAGATTTTAGAGGTAATAGTTGCACAAAGTGGCCTAATTATAAAGCTGTACTTCTATTTTCCTTACCAAGTATACAGATTATCGATGGTGTTAATGTATCTACTTCAGAAAAG attGCTGCAGTTGCTCTATTTGCACCACCAGTAAATTTAACAGCTGCTCGCACTATAACAAAGCTAACTTTATTAGagcaattaaatattcctaAAATTGATCTCCATGTAACACCATATGATGAAGTGAGCCCACCTATAATAATACTCACAGGTCCAAGTGCAGTGAGAAAATTATCTTTGGCTCTTCACGCGATCCAAACATTATCAAAGAAa GTCCAATATTGTCAGTGGTATACAACAAAAAGCTCAGAAGATGAAagtgaaaatcaattttacatttttgtagaTAGAGAAGAATTTAATGATATGTCTCGCCATGGAGAATTTTTAGCAATTCAAGAGAGATTAGGATACAGCTATGGATTTC atcaCAATCAAATTGCTTccttaaaattaagaaataaaattggtaTAACACAAACGGATTTACATGCAACCATTCAAATGCGTAACCGGTACTCCAATAGTAGAGCAGTTCTTGTGCTCccgaaaaatgaagaaatccACCGTGAATGGATACAAGAAAGGTTTTATGTTTATACATGTACTAAAGAtagtaaagaaaatttattatctgaAGAAAGTTCAGCAATACCCATAGGAagtgatataaattttattaaagaaattttaaatgat ATTATAAGAGATCTTAAATTACTTCCCAAAATTCCACTGGCAACAGAAACTGATGATAAAACAACTCATAATACATTGGGAAATGTAACAATATTTGATGATGAAGCTGTGCAGGGTACAACAGAAATGAAAGACAAAACATcacattatattaaatttcaggAACAAGACATTAATTCACATTTTGATGATAAAGGATTACGAGTATTAAGTTTGCCTAGCACTAGAGGTATGCAGGATCTGGATGGGCATTTTTTTCGATACCGGGACCggttattgaaattttcggaATTCTCGAAATTGACAAGTTTCCCGAGAACGTCCGGATTTCCCGAAAGTGTTGGGATTTCCGAAAATGCTTGGGATTCTCGAAAAATCCGAGAGCCCATTTCAAGATTCGCTTTAATGAATACGATCGTGGTTTcgaatttt gtaaTTTTAGATGAGCATTCAAATGTTATAGTGGAAGATGAACAATTAAGGCGTAAAAGACATCAAGCAAAACTTTTGCAGCGTCGTAATACATTGATTCGAGGAACAGTACCTTCGTTTACAGATGAACTTAGTGAATCAAGTGAAGAACTATTAACAAGAAGA tcGCCAGAAATGGAAAAACCAGAAGATATGAAAGATTTCTATACCGACTTGATATTAAAGTCAAGAAAAATGTACCTAGATCAACATGTGAATAAGCCTGGATTTTTTTCCTTGGTG CTTCTATCAGATGATTATTTTAAAgcatttaacaaattaattaattttatttatgaattatacacaaattattcttttcaagAACCTAAATTTTTAGCAGAacttaatcatttttcaaagattGCTATTCCGGCAATGATCGATCCCATTATTGATGAGATAAAACA ATCTTTATCAACACCTATATTACA